DNA sequence from the Candidatus Peregrinibacteria bacterium genome:
AAAAGAAGTGATTTGGAAAAAATAATAGTTCCGTTTTTCAAAAAGAACTCTTTGCAGTTACGATCAAAGAGACATGACTTTGGAATCTTTTGCCGGATTCTTAGGATGGTCCAAAATAAGGAACATCTCAAAGAATCAGGATTACGGAGAATCTATAATCTGAAGCAAAAGATGCATTAGAGCTCGCGTAGTGCGGGAAATCCGCTCGCTACGTGGGAACATCAATTCTTAAGTTTCAAGAAGATAATCGCCCGTCAAGTCACGAAATCTGGGGGTACCCGAAGTAGGGTTAGTCCCGACTGAGTTTTTATGCTTTTTGTTGTATAAAGGTTCAGTCGGGACGCCTTCCTAAGGTAAAACCAGTGATTGGGACTAAGTCGTAACAAGGTATCCGTAGGGGAATCTGCGGATGGATCACCTCCTTTTAGGGAGACACGGCGAAAGCCGTTCAACCTAGTATTGGTCCTTCGAAGTTCGCTTTAGCGGACGAAGAAGGAATACATTCCTCTTTTACGCCATGGAAGTTAGGGCAGTGAAAAATGCCAAATGTAAAATGAAGAAACTGATTCGGATAAGAATCGGTTTTTTTGTGTATTTTGAGTGAGATTTGTTATATGGAAAATAAATGTTAATATTTATTAAATAATTATAAAATATAATACGATTACTCTCAGTATTTTCTTGCAAGTGAGGAAAATATATGACAATAATATATTCTAATTATTTTGTCATCTTTCACATTTATACTTGGGAAATATTTCAACTTTATCACGAGGCAATAAAATTTGGTTTTCTTCCGAAAGGCGGCACGGAGATAATCAAAATGGAGGAAAGCTTATAGATTTAGCTCGTTTTAGAGCAGATTATCAAGAAATAAATCAAAAAGTTGACGCGATTTCTTCTTATCCATTGGAAGAAATTTTTCAACAAATTGCTCAAGAAAGAACAAAATTTCAAAGAATACTTCAAGAGAAAAAAAAGAGAAAAGAAAAAGTGAGAGAACTCTCTGGGATTGTAGAAAATATTTGGCTTCGTATTATTCGTGTGTACGCTGGAACAACGACAGATCCAGAATTTGATTCACAAGGATTAGAACGAAATCTTATCGCTATGATTGCATGGGTTCGGCAATCGTATGTTGCAGTTTTTCCGAAACTTCAAAGTGACTACTCAGGATTATTAACAGAAGATGACAAAGAATTATCTCGCCATTCTGATATCATTGCGGTTCTCAGTGTTATTTTTGCTGAAGATGAAGGAGAGACAATGCATTCATCAGCTCATACTACTCCTCTTCGTGAACTTCAGGATTTGGTATTAGTGCAAAGATTGAGTCATCCAAAGCATACTGAAATTACAGATATTTCTGAGCAAGGAATTGGAGAAAAGTATAGAAGTGAAGCAATGAAAAAACCGCACCGACAATTTGCTGATGCGAGCAATTGGTGTCAAACAGTCCTTTATGATATGGAGGAGGCTTTGGCTTTGAAAGAAGAAGATGAAGCTTTAGCATCAGAAGGAGAAGATGATCGACAGATACAGATGGTCCGAGAAAGGATGAGAAATGCACAAGCAGAGATGCTTTTACGTCTTGAGGCGGGAAGGAACTTAAGCAATCTCGTTTCTGGACCTGAAGGAGGAATGACGTTACAATATCGGGAGGATTTCGAAGAGAGTGCATCAGCATTAGACCTCAGTAAATCAGAAAATGCACAAAAATATATCGAAGTTATTCAGTCTAATATTTTTATGCGATATATGTTCTTAGGGTTCTTTTTGCAAGTTTGGACAAAGCTTACACCAGAACAGAAACAACAATTCAATTTTGAGGAATTATTGAAACAAATAGACGAAATTGGAAGGATTATTGAATTTATGGGAACTATTGCGAATCATCACGCAACAATATTCAGGGAAATTGTGGAACGATTTGGAGGAAATATTGTTCTCATTGTTGGGATTATTCAAGGAAAAATTACAAAGCAACAAATTCAAGAGGTGTTTCAGGAGTTAGAAGATGCTCAACTTCCTTCTCAAACAAGCAAAGAACTTGTGAAAAAAGTTTCAATTGCTGTTTTTGAAAAGAAAAACTATGGAGAAGAATCTCCTAACCTAAGAAAGGGATACTGTCTCCCAAAATTCTTTGACCTTATTGATAAAATTGCTGGTGGAAATGGTGGAGGACCAGAATTATTCCAAAGCAGTTCATTTTTATGGAAAGAAGCATATGATGGTCTTGTTAGAAATTTTAATAATTCATCTATATCTCGATTAATCGATATCGCACATTTGTGTTTAAACCAAACCATATTTGAAAATTTAAATAAAGGTCTTGCCACTGTATAAATTTCAATTTTTTCATGAGTCTTGACCAAAAATAGTTGCCTCTCTATGCTAGTCCAGCATGTCATTTCTTCAGAAAATTCGCGGCTATTTTTTTGAACAAAATCAGGATGCTTCATCCAAAAATAAGAAGCAATCGAATCCTGTGCATCTTTCTGATATTGAAAATATACAAAAGATCATGCAGGCCATTAATAATACCTATCTTCTTGATGCCATTTCTCAACAAATTGTGGACATGATGATTGAAGCGCTTGATTGTGTTGGAGGAGCACTTCTTCTTGTGGAAGAAAGGGAAAACGTTTTACGACCAGCTACTCATTCTCGAATAAACAGTTTTGTAAATAAAGTAATACCACTTCTCGGGAAAAAATTTGAAGATCATGTTTTTGACCTGAAACACCCTCAAAATTTTACTGCTCGAACTGTTACAGCAAAAAAAATGTTTATCGGTCAAAGATATGAGGAATTTATGACGCCGGTTGTCTCCAAATTTACTGCGAAAATGATCCAAAAAGTTGCTGGGCTAAAAACGATTATAACCGCACCAAGTATTATAAATAATACGGTACTTGGAGTTTTAATGGTTGGTTTTCGAGAAAAAGATCTTCCAGAACGAAAAATGCAGTTGCTTCGAATTTTCGCAGATCAATGTGCTGTAGCTATCAACAACGCTCAAAAATATGAAAAACTCCATAAACAATACGAGGAAATTAGAAATCTTCTGCGCCAGCAATCGGACTTTATCACCGTTGCCGCGCATGAATTCCGCACCCCGCTCAATATTGCGATTCTCCATCTTCAGGACACCATTGAATCTTATAAACTCGTGCCGGGGGTGATCGAGAATATGAAAGTGATGGGATCTTCACTTGATAGTCTCAAGGATCTCACCATGAGGCTTTTTGAAACACAGCAGTTTGATCTCAATAAAATTACCCTCACGCTCACAAAAAAAGACATTGGCGAATTTATGGAACAACTCTGTAAAGAGTTCAAGTCGCTCATGATGGTAAAGAAAATTGAACTTTCTTTTAAAAATTCTTTTAAGAAAAAAGTAAAACTGCTCATTGATGAAAAACAAATACGCCAAGTGATTCATAATATTCTCACGAACGCTTCAAAGTTTACTCCTGCCAAGGGAAAAATCCTTTTGGAAATTCGGGAACAAAAGGAAAAAATTCTTATTCGAATCGAAGATAACGGACCAGGAATTGAGGACAAAGATAAAGAACGTATATTTGAAAAATTCCAGACCACCAATGCGACAATGGGAATGGGAATTGGTCTCGGTCTTTATATTTGCAAAAAAACCGTAGAACTCCATAAAGGAAAAATTTGGGTGGAAGATACTCCCGGCGGGGGAGCGACATTTTGTATCGCTTTACCGAAGTGAGTGTTCCATAAATTCCATAAGAATTTTCGGAGGAGTATCGATTTTTAAGAGATATGCATCTGCTCCAGCTGCTAATGCGGCGACTTCCATCTGTGATTCATTATAATTTGACAACATAATAATCTTTGCCTTCGGAAATTTTTTTTTAATTTCTGACACCAAATCAAGTCCCGTTTTTACTTTTCCTTTTATTCCATGATCAATAACACAGAAATCGGGAGTACATTTTTTAAGCTCTTCTTCGGCTTCTTCAACTGACCTAGAATAGCATACTCTGTATCCGGCTTGCTCTAATTTTTTTTTATAAATAAGTCCAAGCGCTTCTTCATCCTCTAAAAACAATACCTTTTTCTGCGAAGATTTTTTCATGTTGTATCCGTAAAGTAAATTTTCAAAAATATGTACGTTCATATAAAACACAATCTGGAGATCTTCCACAAGAAAAAACAGGAAAAGAATTTCAAAGTGTGGTAAATTTTTTATAAAGGTTTTATTTTTGCAAAAATGAAGAAGACAAAATCCATTCTCCGGCACGAACTTCTGAACATTTTTACGCTTTTGCAGATAGAGCTTGAAGAAATGAAATTTTCTCCATCACAAAAATCGAGAATACAGAATCTCTTGTCCCGCGCAATTATTCTCGCTTCTCATGAAGATATTTTCTTGGGAATTTCTCCAAAATTTAAACTCCAAAAAGTTCTTTTGAATGAATTTCTGGAAGAAGTTCTTCTCTTTCATCGGAAGGAAATTCGAAAGAAGAAAATATCAACATCTTTTCCGAAAGAGAATGTGATGGTTTCTCTTGATCGCTACTTCGTTCGAGAAGCGCTTGAGAGAATTCTTGAAAAAGTTTTTCTGGATGGCACATCAATAGCTTTTTTGTACAATCAAAAAACAAAATCTCTCTCTCTCCGTTCCTCAAAAAATATTGCAGCGGGAAATTTTCAAAAACCTATTTTAGAATGTCTCTTTGAAAAAAATATTTCAAACGAAGAATGTGAATATCAGATTGCGCTCTCTCTTCTTGAGATGTACTCGCAAAAAGTGAGATTTCAGAAAAACGAGATGCGTATCTCACTCAAGAAGCGCTAGAGCGTTTTTCCAGAACTGTCAAAAAGAAGCAAGCGAATTTTATATATTTCTCTTCGATATCTTGGTACAATAAAACGTAACTTTTCTGCCGTCTCCCATATCTTCCTATGAAAATTCTTGTGGTCGATAACGATTTTGCGACGCTCCGAAGTGTGAAAAATCACTTGGAGCGAGAAAAGTGGAAAGTAGAGGTGAGTGATACCTACGAGAAAGCGAAAACACTCATCCTTACTGAAGAGTATGATGCCATTATTTGTGATTATCATTTGACGTCGGATGAACACGGAAAACAAGGTCTTGACCTTGTGAAAGAAATTCGAGATGCAGGGATTCAAACTCCGGTCATTTTTCTCACAGGGAAAAAAATTGGGGAAATTACTCCATGGGATGCGCTTAATGTTGGCGGTGACGATTTCATTCGAAAACCATGGCGATCAAAAGAACTCATCGCAAGAGTATATGCGGTGGTACGACGCGGGTTTAAGTGTGATCAGAATTCTACGAATATTCTCAAACAGGGAAAATTTTGTCTCGATCTCAAGTTGAAAAAACTCAAAGTTGGCGAGAAAGAAATAATTTTGGGAAATATTCTTGCGGTTATTCTGGAAAGATTTCTCAAAAAACCAAATGTGCTCCATTCATATGAAGATCTCATTCAGCATGTTTGGGGATCCTCTGGAGATACTTCTTATTCCAGAGATCAGCTCAATAAGCTTCGTGTGCATATTGCTCACTTGAAAAAAGAGCTCGGAGAAAGAGGATCGAAACATATTCGCACTATTCATCGGACGGGATATGTATGGGAGACAGGGAGGAAGCAGGGGGCAGGAAGTAGGAAGTAGGAATAA
Encoded proteins:
- a CDS encoding GAF domain-containing sensor histidine kinase — its product is MSFLQKIRGYFFEQNQDASSKNKKQSNPVHLSDIENIQKIMQAINNTYLLDAISQQIVDMMIEALDCVGGALLLVEERENVLRPATHSRINSFVNKVIPLLGKKFEDHVFDLKHPQNFTARTVTAKKMFIGQRYEEFMTPVVSKFTAKMIQKVAGLKTIITAPSIINNTVLGVLMVGFREKDLPERKMQLLRIFADQCAVAINNAQKYEKLHKQYEEIRNLLRQQSDFITVAAHEFRTPLNIAILHLQDTIESYKLVPGVIENMKVMGSSLDSLKDLTMRLFETQQFDLNKITLTLTKKDIGEFMEQLCKEFKSLMMVKKIELSFKNSFKKKVKLLIDEKQIRQVIHNILTNASKFTPAKGKILLEIREQKEKILIRIEDNGPGIEDKDKERIFEKFQTTNATMGMGIGLGLYICKKTVELHKGKIWVEDTPGGGATFCIALPK
- a CDS encoding response regulator; the protein is MKKSSQKKVLFLEDEEALGLIYKKKLEQAGYRVCYSRSVEEAEEELKKCTPDFCVIDHGIKGKVKTGLDLVSEIKKKFPKAKIIMLSNYNESQMEVAALAAGADAYLLKIDTPPKILMEFMEHSLR
- a CDS encoding response regulator transcription factor; translated protein: MKILVVDNDFATLRSVKNHLEREKWKVEVSDTYEKAKTLILTEEYDAIICDYHLTSDEHGKQGLDLVKEIRDAGIQTPVIFLTGKKIGEITPWDALNVGGDDFIRKPWRSKELIARVYAVVRRGFKCDQNSTNILKQGKFCLDLKLKKLKVGEKEIILGNILAVILERFLKKPNVLHSYEDLIQHVWGSSGDTSYSRDQLNKLRVHIAHLKKELGERGSKHIRTIHRTGYVWETGRKQGAGSRK